Part of the Geodermatophilus obscurus DSM 43160 genome is shown below.
CCCGCTCCCCCGCCCGGCGGCAGGGGAGCAGGGCAAGCCCGACATCATCGCCCGATGCCGTGATCAGCACCGGGTGAAGACGTCCGGTGAGGGACCGGCTCCGGTGGTCGCAGGCTGCCGGTCGGTCCCGGCGAGGACGCCGCTGCGGCTGCCGCTCGGCGGGCGGCCCGTTCGGCGTCGCGACGGACGCGCCAGACCGCACGCTCCCGAACCAACAAGTCGGCCGGCTGGGCCAGGATGGCCGGCTCGGCGCTCAGTTGCCCGACGCGCGCCTGCGCGGCGCTCAACTCATCCTTCGTGGTGGCGATGTCGCGCCCGGCGTCGGCTAGCCGCTGCTCAGGATCGGGGGTCCAGGCCAGGGCTCCGAAGCGGGTGAGCCGCTCGCCGTGCTGGCGGCGAGCCTCGGCCAGCACCTGCCAGGCCTGCTCGCGGGCGTGCCGGGCAGCGTCGGCGGCCGCGCGCAGCGCAGCGTGCTCGGGATGGGCGCGTTCGGCGGTGCGGTGAGCGGAGGCGTCCAGCGCGGACCACAACGCGGGTTGGTCGTGGATCCGGCCGGCGACCCGGGCCAGCGCGCCCGGGTCGGTGGGCAGCTGCGGGAGGTGGGAGCGCCAGCGGTCGGCCCAGTCGGCGAGCTGCTCGCCGGCCCGGACGACGGCGCCCCGCCGGAGCCCGAGCCGGCCGGGCCCGTCGAGCACCACTCGCGCCGCCGCCTGGACGGCGGCACGCTCGCCGTCCAGGCGGCGGCAGGACGTCACGTAGTCGGTCGGCCTCGGCAGCGACGGACGCGTCGCTGGCCTCGACTCGATGCGTGGCTTGGTCCGCGGCCCAAGCTGCCTGCCGGTGGGTGCCGGTGAGACCGGCCAGCTGCTCGACCGAGTGCGGCTGGAGCGTGATCAGTTCTCGCAGCTCCTTGCGCATCGGCTCGAGCAAGGAAAGCCGGTCCCGGCAGCGCTGCTCGGCCGTCCACGCCGCGTGCAACTCGGCAAGGACGGCGTCCAGCGAGCGGGGTGGGACGTAGCGGGCGGCCTCGGTGGCGGCCAGTTCGGCAGAGTGGGCGGGGCCGAGGTCGGCGCGGTCGCGGTCGAACACCGTGATCCACTGCTTCCGGGCCTCGTCGAGATCATCGGCGACGAGGTGCGCGACGTTGGCCGTGCGGCCGCGGGTCATCCCGACGTGGGCGGCCGCCGCACCGGTGTGCTCACCGACGACCACGTGGGCGGCGGCGACGGTATCGCCCTGCACGCCGTGCGCGGTCGAGGCGTAGGCCAGCTCGACATGGGAGACGACGTAGTCCGCAGGCAGTACTCGCTCCCCTGACCCGGCAGGGGTGACGCCGGTCGGGGTGACGTTGGAAGCATCAGCGCGCGCTGGGGTGACGGCGAGGTTCCCGTGCGGGCTGACCGCGGTGACGGTCCAGAGGTCGCGGTTGGCCACCCCCAATGCCCGGTCGTTGCGGCGCGTGGCGATGCGGTCGCCGGCACTGATCCGCTGCCCGGCCCGGGTGGCGACCGCCTGGCCGTCGTCGACCCGTCCCTCGGCGACCAGCCGGTCCCGGATGGCGGCGTTGAGCTCGGCGGCCTGCTCGCGGGTATCCACCACCACGGCGACCGCCTCCTCATGCACACAGGAGGCGGCGAGTGCGGCCAGCGTCTCGAGCCGGGCGGCGGTGTCCGGGTGGAGGCGGACCTGGCCGCGGGCGTGCAGCGCGTCGAACACCGCCCCCGCGTCCTGGCCGCGGCGCATGGCCAGGGTCAGCTCGGCGTAGTCGGTGTCGGGGATCGTGCGTCCGGCATCGTCCCTGTGTATGAACCTGTGCACCGTGTCGAGGGTCGGGCGGGCGGCCGGGTCGGCGGCGCGGACGGTGAGGTCGAGGACGCCGCCGCGGCCGACCGCCGCGAGCTGGTGGCGGTCACCGAGCAGCGCGACGCGGACCTCGTACTCGTCAGCGATGGTGAGCAGGGCGCGGGCGGTGTCCTGGTCGAGCATGCCCGCTTCATCAACCACGAGGAGATCCCCGGGGAGCAGCCGCGCTTCCTCGGCCGGCCCGGCGTAGACGGCGCCGGTGGCCGGGTCGGCCTGCCCGGCGACCAGCCGGGTCCAGGCGCCGTCGTCGTTCCAGCGCCAGCCGTGCTGGAAGGCCAGCCAGGCCGCCGACCCGGCCGCGGTGCCGACCTCGGCGGAGGCGACCCGGGCCGCCTTGAGCGTCGGGGTGACCACCAGCAGCCCGCGCCCCTGCCGAGCAAGAAGGCGGCGGGCGGCGGCCAGGGTGGTGGTCTTGCCGGCGCCGGCCGCGCCCTCCACCACGACCAGCGGCCGGCTCCCGGCGAGCGCCTCGGCGGTGGCGGCCTGCCCACCATCCAGCCGCTCCAGGCCGGCCACTAGGGCCGGTCCGACGGCGACATCTCGACCGTGGTGGGTACTGCGGGCGGCGAGCCGGGCGACCAGGTCGGCCTCGACCTCGAGCACCGCCGGCGAGGTCCAGGCCCGGACGTGCTCGGGCACCCCCTCACGCTGCAGAAGCGGGACACATTCTCCTAGGGCACGGGCGGTGAGTTCCTCGGCCAGCTCGACACGTACCGCAGTGTCGACCACGATGCCCTGACCGGCGATGAGCCGCTCGGCCTCGCCACGGATGTCGGCGGGGTTCCAGGCCGAGCGACCGGCGGCCAACCGGGTGAGGATCTGGGCGACGGCGCGGTCGCGGTCCAGCGCGCCGACCGGGGTCGGTGGGAGATCGACCGGCCGGTCCGGGTCGCGGAAGCCGAGGGCGGCTAGTTCGGCTCGCCAACGCGAGATCAGGTCGGTGCCCGAGCGCGGCGTGACCTTGTCCGGGCGGCCGTCAGCCCACGCCCGGGTGTCCCACGCCCGCCGCAGAGCCGGGCCTGGCTGCTCGCCGGGGTGCGCCTTGGTCCACTGGCGTTCGTAGCGATCCAGATTTCGCCCGATCTGCGCCGCCCGGGCGCTGAACGGTCCGATGTACTCGGCAAGCTCCAGTATTTCTCCAGTCGCGTCGAGCGTGTAGCCGTGGGCGGCCAGCACGGCCCGGAATTGTGGGTCACAGGCGACCGCGGCGTGCCCGATTCCGTTGATGGCAGTCAGGAAGTCCCGCACGCCGCCGGTGTGCAGTCCGCGCCACTTCCCGGCGGCGAACACCCGGGCGCCGATCTGCAGGTGCAGATGCCGGTGCGGATCCCCAGCCCGGGAGGTGTGGTGCCGCACCGTCACCGCCTCCAGCACCTCGATGGGCACCTGCACCTGCCCGCCGCGCGGACCCACCCGGGTGGTCGCGTGCCCGGCGAGCCAGCCGACGATCTCGGCGGCGGCGCGGTCCTGCGCCGCGTCGTAGGCCGCGGCGATGTCCGGGTGCACCGCGGCTGCCAGTGACCAGGACTTCGGGCCGTTCACCACGACCTCGACGAACCGCACCGCACGGTCATCGGTGCGCAGCCGCCCCCGCGGTGTGCCGGTGTAGGGATCCCGGCCGGCCACCCACGCCTCGTAGGTCTCCCCGATCAGCGCCGCACATTCCTGCACCCGCCCGTCGCGGGCGGTGAAGCGGCGGGCCAGACCGGTGCCCTCGGCCAGGTAGTAGTCATCGGCCCGGCCGCGGTCGGCCTCCAGGTACTGCCGAGCGGCGGCCGGCGGACCGGCGTAGACCTTCATTCCGCCGTGCATTGTCAACGCCGTCCAACAATGGTCAACACGTCACCCCTAGAGACGGCGATGGGCCCCGCGAAGCGGGGCCCGAACTACCGATATGGGTAGCATGCGTGCCGCAATCGAGTAAATACTTGGGCGATAAGGGTAGGCGCTGGCTGTTACGTAGTATTCGAGGGGCCGTGGACGAGTTACTGACTGACGATGAAAACTATTGGTAACTCTTGGCCGACTTGGCGGCGGGCGGGTTGGGGACAGCGCGCAAACCAGCACTCACCAGGAGCGGGGGCGCTGGCCCTGTCGCCTCAAGCGCGCCGGAGGGCCGCGACCTGCTCGGGCGTCAGCGGCCGCGTCCGCCGTCCGTACAGGAGCAGGTGGATGCGGGCGGTCTCCTCGAGTTCCTCGACGGCATCGGCGGCCGACGCGAGGTCGGCGGCAGAGACGACCGGCCCGTGGTTGGCCAGCAGCATGGCGTGCGACGTGCGGGCCGTCCGTTCCGCCAGCTCCTCGAGCGAGCGGTCGCCCGGAGCGTGGTACGGCAACAGCGGCAGCCGGCCCACTCGCATGACGTAGTAGGCCGTCAGGGCCGGCAGCACGTCGTGCGGGTCCACGTCGGCCAGGCAGGACACGGCGGCCGCGTGGGTGCTGTGGGTGTGCACCACCGCGGAGTCCTGCGGCCGGGCCCGGTAGACGGCTGCGTGCAGGAACGCCTCCTTGGAGGGCCGTGGCCCGTCGAGGTGGTCCCCCTGCAGGTCGACGAGGCTGAGCTGGTCGGTCGACAGCTGCCCGAGACTCGCCCCGGTCGGGGTCACCAGGAACCCGCCGGGTACGCGGACGCTCAGGTTGCCCGTGCGCCCGGCCGTGAGTCCGCGGGCGAACAGCGACGCGCCCAGCGCGACCACCTGCCCGCGCAGCTCCGGATGGTCCGCCACGTGCTCGCCCCTCGTCTCCTCAGGCCTGCGGGGACTGCGTACCGAGCAGCAGGGCCAGCTCCTGCACCAGTTCGCGCACCCGTCCGAGCTCCTCGCCGCCGCCCGCCCCGGGCGAACGGGGCCGGACGTG
Proteins encoded:
- the otnC gene encoding 3-oxo-tetronate 4-phosphate decarboxylase, with the protein product MADHPELRGQVVALGASLFARGLTAGRTGNLSVRVPGGFLVTPTGASLGQLSTDQLSLVDLQGDHLDGPRPSKEAFLHAAVYRARPQDSAVVHTHSTHAAAVSCLADVDPHDVLPALTAYYVMRVGRLPLLPYHAPGDRSLEELAERTARTSHAMLLANHGPVVSAADLASAADAVEELEETARIHLLLYGRRTRPLTPEQVAALRRA